The Oncorhynchus mykiss isolate Arlee chromosome 30, USDA_OmykA_1.1, whole genome shotgun sequence genome includes a window with the following:
- the LOC110521501 gene encoding F-BAR domain only protein 1 isoform X3 codes for MAFFKNNFWGEKNAGFDLLYHNMKHGQIATKELAEFVRERAAIEETYSKSMSKLAKMASNGSPLGTFAPMWDLFRVSSDKLALCHLELMRKMNDLIRDINKYGDEQVKVHRKTKEEQVGTLDAVQAVQVQSGHLQKFREGYHAKCIELDRLRKEGAPQKELEKAEMKSKKSAESFAVCIEKYNRVGGDFEQKMSESAQKFQDIEEAHLRQMKQLIKGYSHSIEDTHVQVGQVHEEFKQNVENIGIDNLIQRFAEQKGTGKDKPALVGFEEYMTALVPEGSKKSRGKAFRIPGLGKRDKEPDSTDSAVTETPNSPLEVDEEGFVIRADVNQNGCSMEDKEDNFYSSDSDFDDEEPKKFHIQIRPVGSSSNSAATEKELKATVGALTLPPNRGVSIKRHLSRNSSTTGRSEGEGEGATHREGEQDGLCRSTSSPDPSRLSSTASGSDSLFGPPLESAFKSKSFADAAFSSDSSSPENVEDSGLDSPSHQPLGPSPEPAGWAAWPSTSQNKEPAGLGRPEDPFLTVFRDPSPERSPHPQDNPASIWAAAPRSSRPPPDMDPSALCFPAFSQSLAPPELDPALWSCKHIPPEDPFLAAFERTVTQETLPPPDAWAPPRPRPSRDGRGIAVQGDPFSSSLSDSKTLPTPSSCSRKDRDRKRDRSAPPPESPDDPFAITMIGSPTHQSALAAATGILTHIVSSSRLTPNSNSLPLSHPKKELVHWNSVHNPFSEGTSAGSLALGGVVREGGRKHRESRSESEPRRSGLPLTRHSGPQEDLCFSTDKDQNCLDLNTSQPPCNMGSHKGCNIGHVPLGSKQSFRQDSAELLVAAPPRPARAKRSSGRLSGCERSRSVCSSPQPEPSPDLTSSSSSSPSEWGAQTRAPSPARGGQPSPLSHLNQDHAPLHMHLSRGPSPISLSTQELWPVAAAITEYINAYFKGGQHNRCLVKITGDLTMSFPAGITRIFTANPNAPVLSFRLVNISRVNHFLPNQKLLYSDPSQSDPDTRDFWFNMHALNLYLQREAELNPLASYYNVALLKYQVSSQDPGRAPLLLSAECQRSGTVTRVALDYHCCPATAPSTQLTAVQVLLPLDHTATDLQCQPPASWLWHSVCQLAMPGGSSWTSPQPGSPVCGLRGLSVGNGCGAGGQSLPYVPGQEEICHREVHGRLLLVRSNRRSWSTHCTFSPLGHTDLLPQEVEDRQTGMGLILGPDTVLTHSPGFGGEWALNMCMLTLPLKRIKLVFGPSLFFFSSELYTQSSPFPRGVYPSICSCIESCLLCLHCVLCAFSYQEFENWM; via the exons GACGTTTGCTCCTATGTGGGACTTGTTCCGGGTGTCATCAGACAAGCTGGCCCTCTGCCACCTGGAGCTGATGCGTAAGATGAATGACCTCATCCGGGACATCAACAAGTATGGTGACGAGCAGGTCAAAGTTCACCGCAAG ACCAAGGAGGAGCAGGTGGGGACCCTGGACGCTGTTCAGGCCGTCCAGGTGCAGAGTGGTCACCTCCAGAAGTTCAGGGAGGGATACCACGCTAAGTGTATTGAGCTGGACCGACTGAGGAAAGAGGGAGCTCCCCAGAAAGAACTGGAGAAG gcGGAGATGAAGTCTAAGAAATCTGCAGAGTCGTTTGCTGTGTGTATAGAGAAGTATAACCGCGTGGGAGGAGACTTCGAGCAGAAGATGAGCGAATCAGCCCAG AAGTTCCAGGACATCGAGGAGGCACACCTGAGGCAGATGAAACAGCTTATCAAGGGATACTCCCACTCCATAGAGGACACCCATGTCCAGGTGGGACAG gTCCATGAGGAGTTCAAACAGAACGTGGAGAACATCGGCATAGATAACCTCATCCAGAGGTTTGCAGAGCAGAAGGGCACAGGCAAAGACAAACCAG CCCTGGTGGGGTTTGAAGAGTACATGACAGCTTTAGTACCGGAGGGGAGTAAGAAGAGTCGAGGAAAAGCCTTCAGGATTCCTGGACTGGGCAAGAGGGACAAAGAGCCAGACTCAAC GGATTCAGCTGTGACGGAGACACCA AACTCTCCCCTAGAGGTGGATGAGGAGGGGTTTGTAATCCGAGCAGACGTCAATCAGAATG GCTGCTCGATGGAGGACAAGGAGGACAACTTCTACTCCAGCGACTCTGACTTTGACGACGAGGAGCCCAAGAAGTTCCACATCCAGATCCGTCCGGTGGGCAGCAGCAGCAACTCTGCTGCTACAGAGAAGGAGCTGAAGGCCACCGTGGGGGCACTCACACTGCCCCCCAACAGAGGG GTGTCAATCAAACGTCATCTCTCCA GAAACAGCAGTACTACAGGACgttcagagggagagggagagggcgccACCCACAGGG AGGGAGAGCAGGATGGCCTATGCAGATCCACCTCCAGTCCAGATCCCAGTAG GTTGAGTTCTACTGCGTCAGGCTCGGACAGTCTCTTTGGACCTCCTCTGGAGTCGGCCTTCAAATCAAAAAGCTTTGCTG ATGCTGCCTTCTCCTCTGACTCCTCCTCTCCTGAGAACGTAGAGGACTCAGGGCTGGACTCACCTTCCCATCAGCCCCTAGGCCCCTCCCCTGAGCCGGCTGGTTGGGCAGCGTGGCCATCGACAAGTCAGAATAAAGAACCAGCAGGACTGGGCAGGCCAGAAGACCCCTTCCTCACTGTCTTTAGAGACCCCTCCCCGGAACGTAGCCCCCACCCCCAGGACAACCCTGCCAGTATCTGGGCAGCTGCTCCACGATCCTCCCGCCCCCCTCCAGACATGGACCCCTCAGCCCTCTGCTTCCCGGCCTTCTCCCAGTCCTTAGCCCCTCCAGAGCTGGACCCGGCCCTGTGGAGCTGTAAACACATCCCTCCTGAAGACCCCTTCCTGGCTGCCTTCGAGAGGACTGTCACCCAGGAGACACTGCCCCCCCCTGACGCCTGGGCCCCCCCACGCCCGCGCCCCTCCAGAGACGGAAGGGGGATAGCGGTACAGGGCGACCCGTTCTCCAGCTCCCTCAGTGACAGTAAAACCCTTcccaccccctcctcctgctCTCGCAAGGACAGGGACAGGAAACGAGACCGTAGTGCCCCGCCCCCAGAATCACCTGACGACCCATTCGCCATCACTATGATTGGCAGCCCCACCCACCAGTCAGCCTTAGCTGCCGCGACAGGAATCCTGACCCACATCGTCAGCAGTAGTAGGCTGACCCCCAACTCAAACTCCCTCCCCTTATCCCATCCTAAGAAGGAGCTGGTGCACTGGAACTCTGTCCACAACCCCTTCAGTGAGGGGACCTCGGCTGGGTCTCTGGCCCTGGGTGGAGTGgtccgggagggagggaggaagcacCGTGAGTCACGCAGCGAAAGCGAGCCACGCAGGAGCGGCCTGCCTCTCACACGGCATTCTGGGCCACAGGAGGACCTGTGCTTTTCTACTGATAAAGACCAGAACTGCCTGGACCTGAACACATCACAGCCGCCCTGCAACATGGGCTCACACAAGG GTTGTAATATTGGTCATGTTCCTCTAGGTTCGAAGCAAAGCTTCAGGCAGGACAGTGCAGAGCTGCTGGTGGCAGCCCCTCCCAGACCAGCCAGAGCCAAGAGGTCCTCAGGCAGACTGAGTGgctgtgagaga TCCAGGTCAGTGTGCTCGTCTCCTCAGCCGGAACCCAGCCCAGACCtcacctcgtcctcctcctccagccCCAGTGAGTGGGGGGCACAGACACGCGCCCCCAGCCCTGCCAGAGGTGGGCAGCCCTCACCCCTCTCGCATCTGAACCAAGACCATGCGCCCCTACACA TGCATCTGTCTCGCGGACCGAGCCCGATCTCTCTGAGCACCCAAGAGTTATGGCCTGTGGCTGCAGCCATCACAGAATACATCAATGCTTACTTCAAAGGTGGACAACACAACCG cTGCCTGGTGAAGATCACAGGAGATCTCACCATGTCTTTTCCTGCTGGAATCACTCGTATCTTCACTGCTAACCCAAATGCCCCGGTCCTCAGCTTTCGATTGGTCAACATCTCCCGGGTTAACCACTTTCTGCCCAATCAGAAGCTGCTTTACAG TGACCCCTCTCAGAGTGACCCAGACACCAGGGACTTCTGGTTCAACATGCATGCACTGAACCTTTACCTGCAGAGAGAGGCTGAGCTCAACCCCCTGGCCTCCTACTATAATGTGGCCCTACTCAAATACCAG GTGTCATCCCAGGACCCTGGTCGTGCTCCCCTCCTGCTGTCAGCAGAGTGCCAGCGTAGTGGCACGGTGACCCGTGTAGCACTGGACTACCACTGCTGCCCGGCCACCGCCCCCTCCACCCAGCTCACTGCTGTGCAGGTGCTGCTGCCCCTCGACCACACCGCAACAGACCTGCAATGCCAGCCCCCAGCCTCCTG GCTCTGGCACTCTGTGTGCCAGCTGGCAATGCCTGGAGGTTCCTCGTGGACCTCCCCCCAGCCTGGCAGTCCAGTTTGTGGGCTCCGGGGCCTCTCTGTCGGGAATGGATGTGGAGCTGGTGGGCAGTCACTACCGTATGTCCCTGGTCAAGAAGAGATTTGCCACAG GGAAGTACATGGCAGGCTGCTCCTTGTGAGGAGCAATAGGAGGTCCTGGAGTACACATTGCACTTTTAGCCCTCTGGGCCATACTGACCTCCTTCCCCAGGAGgtagaggacagacagactgggaTGGGTTTGATATTGGGACCAGACACCGTGCTCACTCATTCTCCTGGCTTTGGAGGAGAATGGGCACTTAACATGTGTATGCTGACCTTGCCGCTAAAAAGGATCAAGCTCGTTTTCGGACCTAGCCTTTTCTTTTTCAGCTCTGAATTGTACACGCAATCCTCGCCCTTTCCCAGGGGAGTGTACCCATCTATTTGTTCTTGTATTGaatcttgtttgttgtgtttgcaTTGTGTTCTGTGTGCCTTTTCATATCAGGAGTTTGAAAACTGGATGTAA
- the LOC110521501 gene encoding F-BAR domain only protein 1 isoform X2 gives MAFFKNNFWGEKNAGFDLLYHNMKHGQIATKELAEFVRERAAIEETYSKSMSKLAKMASNGSPLGTFAPMWDLFRVSSDKLALCHLELMRKMNDLIRDINKYGDEQVKVHRKTKEEQVGTLDAVQAVQVQSGHLQKFREGYHAKCIELDRLRKEGAPQKELEKAEMKSKKSAESFAVCIEKYNRVGGDFEQKMSESAQKFQDIEEAHLRQMKQLIKGYSHSIEDTHVQVGQVHEEFKQNVENIGIDNLIQRFAEQKGTGKDKPALVGFEEYMTALVPEGSKKSRGKAFRIPGLGKRDKEPDSTDSAVTETPNSPLEVDEEGFVIRADVNQNGCSMEDKEDNFYSSDSDFDDEEPKKFHIQIRPVGSSSNSAATEKELKATVGALTLPPNRGVSIKRHLSRNSSTTGRSEGEGEGATHREGEQDGLCRSTSSPDPSRLSSTASGSDSLFGPPLESAFKSKSFAGRDQLQRAESVFGASEYAAFSSDSSSPENVEDSGLDSPSHQPLGPSPEPAGWAAWPSTSQNKEPAGLGRPEDPFLTVFRDPSPERSPHPQDNPASIWAAAPRSSRPPPDMDPSALCFPAFSQSLAPPELDPALWSCKHIPPEDPFLAAFERTVTQETLPPPDAWAPPRPRPSRDGRGIAVQGDPFSSSLSDSKTLPTPSSCSRKDRDRKRDRSAPPPESPDDPFAITMIGSPTHQSALAAATGILTHIVSSSRLTPNSNSLPLSHPKKELVHWNSVHNPFSEGTSAGSLALGGVVREGGRKHRESRSESEPRRSGLPLTRHSGPQEDLCFSTDKDQNCLDLNTSQPPCNMGSHKGSKQSFRQDSAELLVAAPPRPARAKRSSGRLSGCERSRSVCSSPQPEPSPDLTSSSSSSPSEWGAQTRAPSPARGGQPSPLSHLNQDHAPLHMHLSRGPSPISLSTQELWPVAAAITEYINAYFKGGQHNRCLVKITGDLTMSFPAGITRIFTANPNAPVLSFRLVNISRVNHFLPNQKLLYSDPSQSDPDTRDFWFNMHALNLYLQREAELNPLASYYNVALLKYQVSSQDPGRAPLLLSAECQRSGTVTRVALDYHCCPATAPSTQLTAVQVLLPLDHTATDLQCQPPASWLWHSVCQLAMPGGSSWTSPQPGSPVCGLRGLSVGNGCGAGGQSLPYVPGQEEICHREVHGRLLLVRSNRRSWSTHCTFSPLGHTDLLPQEVEDRQTGMGLILGPDTVLTHSPGFGGEWALNMCMLTLPLKRIKLVFGPSLFFFSSELYTQSSPFPRGVYPSICSCIESCLLCLHCVLCAFSYQEFENWM, from the exons GACGTTTGCTCCTATGTGGGACTTGTTCCGGGTGTCATCAGACAAGCTGGCCCTCTGCCACCTGGAGCTGATGCGTAAGATGAATGACCTCATCCGGGACATCAACAAGTATGGTGACGAGCAGGTCAAAGTTCACCGCAAG ACCAAGGAGGAGCAGGTGGGGACCCTGGACGCTGTTCAGGCCGTCCAGGTGCAGAGTGGTCACCTCCAGAAGTTCAGGGAGGGATACCACGCTAAGTGTATTGAGCTGGACCGACTGAGGAAAGAGGGAGCTCCCCAGAAAGAACTGGAGAAG gcGGAGATGAAGTCTAAGAAATCTGCAGAGTCGTTTGCTGTGTGTATAGAGAAGTATAACCGCGTGGGAGGAGACTTCGAGCAGAAGATGAGCGAATCAGCCCAG AAGTTCCAGGACATCGAGGAGGCACACCTGAGGCAGATGAAACAGCTTATCAAGGGATACTCCCACTCCATAGAGGACACCCATGTCCAGGTGGGACAG gTCCATGAGGAGTTCAAACAGAACGTGGAGAACATCGGCATAGATAACCTCATCCAGAGGTTTGCAGAGCAGAAGGGCACAGGCAAAGACAAACCAG CCCTGGTGGGGTTTGAAGAGTACATGACAGCTTTAGTACCGGAGGGGAGTAAGAAGAGTCGAGGAAAAGCCTTCAGGATTCCTGGACTGGGCAAGAGGGACAAAGAGCCAGACTCAAC GGATTCAGCTGTGACGGAGACACCA AACTCTCCCCTAGAGGTGGATGAGGAGGGGTTTGTAATCCGAGCAGACGTCAATCAGAATG GCTGCTCGATGGAGGACAAGGAGGACAACTTCTACTCCAGCGACTCTGACTTTGACGACGAGGAGCCCAAGAAGTTCCACATCCAGATCCGTCCGGTGGGCAGCAGCAGCAACTCTGCTGCTACAGAGAAGGAGCTGAAGGCCACCGTGGGGGCACTCACACTGCCCCCCAACAGAGGG GTGTCAATCAAACGTCATCTCTCCA GAAACAGCAGTACTACAGGACgttcagagggagagggagagggcgccACCCACAGGG AGGGAGAGCAGGATGGCCTATGCAGATCCACCTCCAGTCCAGATCCCAGTAG GTTGAGTTCTACTGCGTCAGGCTCGGACAGTCTCTTTGGACCTCCTCTGGAGTCGGCCTTCAAATCAAAAAGCTTTGCTGGTAGAGATCAGctacagagagcagagagtgtcTTTGGTGCTTCTGAAT ATGCTGCCTTCTCCTCTGACTCCTCCTCTCCTGAGAACGTAGAGGACTCAGGGCTGGACTCACCTTCCCATCAGCCCCTAGGCCCCTCCCCTGAGCCGGCTGGTTGGGCAGCGTGGCCATCGACAAGTCAGAATAAAGAACCAGCAGGACTGGGCAGGCCAGAAGACCCCTTCCTCACTGTCTTTAGAGACCCCTCCCCGGAACGTAGCCCCCACCCCCAGGACAACCCTGCCAGTATCTGGGCAGCTGCTCCACGATCCTCCCGCCCCCCTCCAGACATGGACCCCTCAGCCCTCTGCTTCCCGGCCTTCTCCCAGTCCTTAGCCCCTCCAGAGCTGGACCCGGCCCTGTGGAGCTGTAAACACATCCCTCCTGAAGACCCCTTCCTGGCTGCCTTCGAGAGGACTGTCACCCAGGAGACACTGCCCCCCCCTGACGCCTGGGCCCCCCCACGCCCGCGCCCCTCCAGAGACGGAAGGGGGATAGCGGTACAGGGCGACCCGTTCTCCAGCTCCCTCAGTGACAGTAAAACCCTTcccaccccctcctcctgctCTCGCAAGGACAGGGACAGGAAACGAGACCGTAGTGCCCCGCCCCCAGAATCACCTGACGACCCATTCGCCATCACTATGATTGGCAGCCCCACCCACCAGTCAGCCTTAGCTGCCGCGACAGGAATCCTGACCCACATCGTCAGCAGTAGTAGGCTGACCCCCAACTCAAACTCCCTCCCCTTATCCCATCCTAAGAAGGAGCTGGTGCACTGGAACTCTGTCCACAACCCCTTCAGTGAGGGGACCTCGGCTGGGTCTCTGGCCCTGGGTGGAGTGgtccgggagggagggaggaagcacCGTGAGTCACGCAGCGAAAGCGAGCCACGCAGGAGCGGCCTGCCTCTCACACGGCATTCTGGGCCACAGGAGGACCTGTGCTTTTCTACTGATAAAGACCAGAACTGCCTGGACCTGAACACATCACAGCCGCCCTGCAACATGGGCTCACACAAGG GTTCGAAGCAAAGCTTCAGGCAGGACAGTGCAGAGCTGCTGGTGGCAGCCCCTCCCAGACCAGCCAGAGCCAAGAGGTCCTCAGGCAGACTGAGTGgctgtgagaga TCCAGGTCAGTGTGCTCGTCTCCTCAGCCGGAACCCAGCCCAGACCtcacctcgtcctcctcctccagccCCAGTGAGTGGGGGGCACAGACACGCGCCCCCAGCCCTGCCAGAGGTGGGCAGCCCTCACCCCTCTCGCATCTGAACCAAGACCATGCGCCCCTACACA TGCATCTGTCTCGCGGACCGAGCCCGATCTCTCTGAGCACCCAAGAGTTATGGCCTGTGGCTGCAGCCATCACAGAATACATCAATGCTTACTTCAAAGGTGGACAACACAACCG cTGCCTGGTGAAGATCACAGGAGATCTCACCATGTCTTTTCCTGCTGGAATCACTCGTATCTTCACTGCTAACCCAAATGCCCCGGTCCTCAGCTTTCGATTGGTCAACATCTCCCGGGTTAACCACTTTCTGCCCAATCAGAAGCTGCTTTACAG TGACCCCTCTCAGAGTGACCCAGACACCAGGGACTTCTGGTTCAACATGCATGCACTGAACCTTTACCTGCAGAGAGAGGCTGAGCTCAACCCCCTGGCCTCCTACTATAATGTGGCCCTACTCAAATACCAG GTGTCATCCCAGGACCCTGGTCGTGCTCCCCTCCTGCTGTCAGCAGAGTGCCAGCGTAGTGGCACGGTGACCCGTGTAGCACTGGACTACCACTGCTGCCCGGCCACCGCCCCCTCCACCCAGCTCACTGCTGTGCAGGTGCTGCTGCCCCTCGACCACACCGCAACAGACCTGCAATGCCAGCCCCCAGCCTCCTG GCTCTGGCACTCTGTGTGCCAGCTGGCAATGCCTGGAGGTTCCTCGTGGACCTCCCCCCAGCCTGGCAGTCCAGTTTGTGGGCTCCGGGGCCTCTCTGTCGGGAATGGATGTGGAGCTGGTGGGCAGTCACTACCGTATGTCCCTGGTCAAGAAGAGATTTGCCACAG GGAAGTACATGGCAGGCTGCTCCTTGTGAGGAGCAATAGGAGGTCCTGGAGTACACATTGCACTTTTAGCCCTCTGGGCCATACTGACCTCCTTCCCCAGGAGgtagaggacagacagactgggaTGGGTTTGATATTGGGACCAGACACCGTGCTCACTCATTCTCCTGGCTTTGGAGGAGAATGGGCACTTAACATGTGTATGCTGACCTTGCCGCTAAAAAGGATCAAGCTCGTTTTCGGACCTAGCCTTTTCTTTTTCAGCTCTGAATTGTACACGCAATCCTCGCCCTTTCCCAGGGGAGTGTACCCATCTATTTGTTCTTGTATTGaatcttgtttgttgtgtttgcaTTGTGTTCTGTGTGCCTTTTCATATCAGGAGTTTGAAAACTGGATGTAA